From Macrobrachium nipponense isolate FS-2020 chromosome 6, ASM1510439v2, whole genome shotgun sequence, a single genomic window includes:
- the LOC135216523 gene encoding uncharacterized protein LOC135216523: protein MLECRLEALARKKFWDEGINECKELVRKLLATVPESVYEFINLKRKEKMRWTDERLMWNNILVIVEDYELDKCMEESRSVSVRTQVAEIIPEFKRYRKAVLEGLRRMAERVVDRSVRASSVNVVSPKRDRSASVGRIGSVSCEREQQCYRCGKPGHKKNECRWMLGACFRCGQMGHLMSEYKKDRSVKCYRRGQIGHIANGCRGTRVNDVCGNCGESGHYAKMCKEPCVKCVEFGMTADLSANAFVGRKPVHTKKWRGYGFESLADLS, encoded by the exons atgttggaatGCAGGTTGGAagcattagctaggaaaaagttttgggatgaagggataaatgagtgtaaagagttagtgaggaagttgttggcaactgtgcctgagagtgtgtatgagtttataaatctgaaacgtaaggagaaaatgcgatggacggaTGAAAGGTTAATGTGGAACAACATTTTAgtaatagtagaggattacgagttagataagTGTATggaagagagtagaagtgttagtgttaggactcaAGTAGCTGAgattataccagagtttaagaggtATAGgaaggcagttttagaagggctgaggcgaatggcagagcgagtggttgataggagcgttagagcaagtaGCGTGaatgtagttagccctaaaagagataggagtgcgagtgtcggAAGaatagggtcagttagttgtgagcgagagcagcagtgttacagatgtggtaagccaggacacaagaaaAATGAGTGTCGGTGGATGTTAGGGGCGTGTTTCAGGTGTGGGCAAATGGGCCATTTAATGAGTGAGTATAAGAAAGATAGGAGTGTTAAGTGTTACAGGCGTGGGCAGATAGGGCATATAGCGaatggatgtcggggtacccgtgtGAATGATGTTTGTGGTAATTGTGGAGAGAGTGGGCATTATGCTAAAATGTGTAAGGAGCCATGTGTGAAGTGTGTTGAATTTGGAAtg ACAGCAGACCTCAGCGCCAATGCGTTTGTGGGCCGAAAAccagtacatacaaaaaaatggCGTGGCTACGGGTTCGAGTCTCTCGCCGATCTCAGCTAA